From Streptomyces sp. NBC_00289, the proteins below share one genomic window:
- a CDS encoding GGDEF domain-containing protein, whose translation MPAPTALRQRSRTLIIAATVPLALTALLADNVRVRRQLDAARKDPLTGLPGRDALTDRTERLARTRREQLHVLVADADGLKAVNDSLGHAAGDTLIAATGHRIGAWAAARGGIAARLGGDEFAAAVLLPPTATAREIAALLKQLEQPLDHAGHPLHPAVSIGIARAIDLPETAGAARLLRGADMAMYRVKTREKPAGYTATRQDAYTPTVHGRRPGRPGTHLTIG comes from the coding sequence ATGCCCGCCCCCACTGCATTACGTCAGCGGTCCCGCACACTGATCATCGCGGCCACCGTGCCGCTCGCGCTGACCGCGCTGCTCGCCGACAACGTCCGCGTGCGCCGCCAGCTGGACGCCGCCCGCAAGGACCCGCTGACCGGACTGCCCGGCCGCGACGCCCTCACCGACCGCACCGAACGCCTCGCCCGCACACGCCGCGAGCAGCTGCACGTCCTGGTCGCCGACGCCGACGGACTGAAGGCCGTCAACGACAGCCTCGGACACGCAGCCGGCGACACCCTCATCGCCGCCACCGGCCATCGCATCGGCGCATGGGCCGCCGCCCGCGGAGGCATCGCCGCACGCCTGGGAGGCGACGAATTCGCCGCCGCTGTTCTGCTGCCGCCCACCGCGACCGCGCGGGAGATCGCCGCGCTGCTCAAGCAGCTGGAGCAGCCCCTCGACCACGCCGGACACCCCCTGCACCCGGCCGTGTCGATCGGCATCGCGCGCGCTATCGACCTGCCCGAGACGGCCGGCGCTGCCCGCCTGCTGCGCGGCGCCGACATGGCCATGTACCGCGTCAAGACCCGCGAGAAGCCGGCCGGCTACACGGCGACCCGGCAGGACGCCTACACGCCCACGGTGCACGGACGCCGCCCCGGCCGCCCCGGCACCCACCTGACCATCGGATGA
- a CDS encoding RRQRL motif-containing zinc-binding protein, with translation MEVTWRGGRRVAYFYRIDLAKPVRPMTLAKEAALDRAMAARQTCPRCRRRYDACLPLRTLGMCLECFDGTPAAPGTYTLPADTTHHLAA, from the coding sequence GTGGAGGTCACCTGGCGCGGTGGCCGCAGGGTGGCCTACTTCTACCGCATCGACCTGGCGAAGCCGGTACGGCCGATGACGCTGGCCAAGGAAGCAGCGCTCGATCGCGCGATGGCAGCGAGACAGACCTGTCCCCGGTGCCGCCGACGCTATGACGCGTGCTTGCCGCTGCGCACCCTCGGCATGTGCTTGGAGTGTTTCGACGGAACCCCCGCCGCCCCCGGCACCTACACCCTCCCCGCTGACACCACCCATCACCTCGCCGCCTGA
- a CDS encoding bifunctional lytic transglycosylase/C40 family peptidase, which yields MRASVATTIGIGAIVAVVAAALVQAAGDDPVMGAALSLSIPAQYRSLVQDAGNTCPEVTPNLLGALLTQESGFNPKASSPVGAEGVAQFMPSTWENHGIDGNSDGKRDVWDPGDAIPSAAKYLCDIAKDVKGVPGNAQSNMLAAYNAGSGAVKKYGGVPPYKETQNYVRSISALAGKTAGGGATATTNQAAAAISAASGMLGTPYSWGGGNPSGPSTGICCSPNGHSGKKIAGFDCSGLTLYAYAKAGISLPRTAAQQYAASEPVKPGDVRPGDLVFYGASPTSIHHVGIAIGGGWIIDAPRPGTNVRIDPMDTMTDLYAVARPVPHHNREI from the coding sequence TTGCGAGCCTCTGTAGCCACCACGATCGGCATCGGGGCAATCGTGGCCGTCGTCGCGGCCGCGCTCGTCCAGGCCGCCGGCGACGACCCCGTCATGGGAGCCGCTCTCAGCCTGTCCATCCCCGCCCAATACCGGTCCCTCGTGCAGGACGCAGGAAATACCTGCCCCGAAGTCACACCCAACCTGCTCGGCGCCCTGCTCACACAGGAAAGCGGCTTCAATCCGAAAGCCAGCTCTCCTGTGGGTGCCGAGGGTGTCGCGCAGTTCATGCCGTCCACGTGGGAAAACCACGGCATCGACGGAAACAGCGACGGTAAACGCGACGTGTGGGATCCCGGAGACGCGATCCCCTCCGCCGCGAAATATCTCTGCGACATCGCCAAAGATGTCAAAGGCGTTCCCGGCAATGCGCAGAGCAACATGCTCGCCGCCTACAACGCTGGATCCGGCGCCGTCAAAAAATATGGTGGCGTGCCTCCCTACAAAGAGACACAGAACTACGTCAGGTCGATCTCCGCACTGGCCGGTAAAACCGCAGGTGGCGGAGCGACCGCGACCACAAATCAGGCCGCCGCTGCCATCAGTGCGGCCAGCGGAATGCTCGGCACACCGTATTCATGGGGTGGCGGCAATCCAAGCGGGCCCAGCACGGGAATCTGCTGCTCCCCCAATGGGCACTCCGGAAAGAAAATTGCCGGGTTCGACTGCTCCGGACTCACGCTCTACGCCTACGCGAAAGCAGGCATCAGCCTGCCCCGCACGGCAGCCCAGCAGTACGCCGCATCCGAACCCGTCAAGCCGGGAGATGTACGCCCCGGAGACCTCGTCTTTTACGGCGCCAGTCCCACCAGCATTCACCACGTCGGAATTGCCATCGGGGGCGGATGGATTATCGACGCCCCCCGGCCCGGCACGAACGTCCGCATCGACCCCATGGACACGATGACCGACCTCTACGCCGTCGCCCGCCCCGTACCCCACCACAACAGGGAGATCTGA
- a CDS encoding FtsK/SpoIIIE domain-containing protein yields MGRKKQQASAMAADDGYGQAAGAIGTLAIAFGILAAIKDKLGLSWPATVLLTAGALVALGYTAWRTKALFKAMWAREKAPAAALKQESSSSTASAGEAEAAVENVPVHPELTAALTTAGAIGRDQVIRQDEATVTDVQTGSLYDFLVPKGRTYEDVEKKLGTVAGMFGVTRLHLKMERSRDNERRVKLLKLHEPPFTHPFPAPTRQEIVTFAGVPLGHDVTGQLAGVPTFDKASMLVAGMTQMGKTTLINGLITCLLIAYGDFELYLLDGKFCGLTRFEKAAFRYESSDDPAVYEDMVDELNGRSDRRYAEIKEAVQDRKPLPKFKPVIFIVDEAADFFTSDESKEGKEDARRIAEKTRSLVAKSLESGISTILMTQRPSTNAIPVMVRDQFLYRLCLYVASSGTAKVALGDTYFETVAPINPALLDPDIKGQAVLFTQGRSTLLRGFNFEDQFIWDVVDEVIDRQKQAIEAIPESPLTKAIALLRSNEADFMTTAELAPALGIHEDDATERGKQLSNLLGVSASRTGKGRGYLLADLIKAAKSGS; encoded by the coding sequence GTGGGAAGGAAGAAACAGCAGGCCAGCGCCATGGCCGCTGACGATGGGTACGGGCAGGCGGCAGGCGCGATCGGCACCCTCGCGATCGCGTTCGGCATCCTCGCCGCCATCAAGGACAAGCTCGGTCTGTCCTGGCCGGCCACCGTCCTGCTCACCGCCGGCGCGCTGGTCGCGCTCGGCTACACCGCCTGGCGGACCAAGGCCCTCTTCAAGGCGATGTGGGCGAGAGAGAAGGCGCCGGCGGCAGCTCTGAAGCAGGAATCGTCATCGTCCACGGCATCGGCCGGTGAGGCTGAGGCGGCCGTGGAAAACGTCCCGGTACATCCGGAGTTGACGGCTGCGCTGACCACGGCTGGTGCGATCGGCCGGGACCAGGTCATCCGGCAGGACGAAGCCACCGTCACCGACGTCCAGACCGGCAGCCTCTACGACTTCCTCGTGCCCAAGGGGCGTACCTATGAGGACGTCGAGAAGAAGTTGGGCACGGTGGCCGGCATGTTCGGCGTGACCCGCCTGCATCTGAAAATGGAGCGCAGCCGGGACAACGAACGGCGCGTCAAGCTCCTCAAGCTGCACGAACCGCCGTTCACCCACCCGTTCCCTGCCCCGACCCGGCAGGAGATCGTGACGTTCGCGGGGGTGCCGCTCGGGCATGACGTCACCGGCCAGCTGGCCGGTGTGCCCACGTTCGACAAGGCGTCCATGCTGGTCGCCGGCATGACCCAGATGGGCAAGACCACCCTGATCAACGGGCTCATCACCTGCCTGCTGATCGCCTACGGCGACTTCGAACTGTATCTGCTGGACGGAAAGTTCTGCGGACTGACCCGGTTCGAAAAAGCCGCCTTCCGCTACGAGTCGTCCGACGATCCTGCCGTCTACGAGGACATGGTCGATGAGCTGAACGGCCGCTCGGACAGGCGTTACGCGGAAATCAAGGAAGCCGTCCAGGACCGGAAGCCGTTGCCGAAGTTCAAGCCGGTCATCTTCATCGTGGATGAGGCGGCCGACTTTTTCACCAGCGATGAATCCAAGGAGGGAAAGGAAGACGCCCGGCGGATCGCGGAAAAGACCCGCTCGTTGGTCGCGAAATCCTTGGAATCGGGGATCTCCACGATTCTCATGACCCAGCGTCCGTCTACGAACGCCATTCCGGTCATGGTCCGCGATCAGTTCCTCTACCGGCTGTGCCTGTACGTGGCATCGTCCGGAACGGCCAAAGTCGCCCTCGGGGACACCTACTTCGAGACGGTCGCGCCGATCAATCCGGCGCTCCTGGACCCGGACATCAAGGGCCAGGCCGTCCTGTTCACCCAGGGACGCTCCACGCTGCTCCGCGGATTCAACTTCGAGGATCAGTTCATCTGGGACGTAGTCGACGAAGTGATCGACAGGCAGAAACAGGCGATCGAAGCGATCCCGGAATCTCCGCTCACCAAGGCAATCGCCTTGCTGCGGAGCAACGAGGCAGATTTCATGACCACGGCAGAACTGGCGCCCGCACTCGGCATCCATGAGGACGACGCCACCGAGCGCGGAAAGCAACTGAGCAATTTGCTCGGTGTTTCCGCCAGCCGCACAGGGAAGGGCCGCGGCTACCTGCTGGCCGACCTCATCAAGGCCGCCAAATCCGGCTCGTGA
- a CDS encoding DUF5999 family protein has product MCTHTPKCPTADSPDREAARVVASHLEQGWNLLCNGAIVFDDTGELLPDGQIVAPHRPASANAHGCGVRRV; this is encoded by the coding sequence CTGTGCACGCACACCCCGAAGTGCCCGACGGCCGACAGCCCGGACCGGGAGGCCGCCCGCGTCGTCGCCAGTCACCTGGAGCAGGGCTGGAACCTGCTCTGCAACGGCGCGATCGTCTTCGACGACACCGGCGAGCTGCTGCCCGACGGCCAGATCGTCGCGCCGCACCGGCCCGCCTCCGCCAACGCGCACGGCTGTGGGGTGCGTCGTGTCTGA
- a CDS encoding WhiB family transcriptional regulator: MNRSIVRITYYGAVAPATVERPRPACRDEDPDLFFPIGDTGPALLQIEEAKAVCRRCPLIESCLQGALERGEDAGVWGGLSEKERRSLKRRAARKHAAAASA, from the coding sequence ATGAACCGCTCCATCGTACGCATCACCTACTACGGCGCCGTAGCTCCGGCCACTGTCGAGCGCCCCCGCCCGGCCTGCCGTGATGAGGACCCCGACCTGTTCTTCCCGATCGGCGACACCGGCCCGGCGCTGCTCCAGATCGAGGAGGCCAAGGCCGTCTGCCGCCGCTGCCCGCTGATCGAAAGCTGCCTTCAGGGTGCGCTGGAGCGGGGCGAGGACGCGGGCGTGTGGGGCGGGCTGTCCGAGAAGGAGCGCCGCTCCCTGAAGCGCCGCGCCGCCCGCAAGCACGCCGCGGCCGCCTCCGCCTGA
- a CDS encoding GntR family transcriptional regulator encodes MTAEDLQPYQRIVQDVKDQVRLGRLQSNDKLPSTRELADHYGVAPGTVQRALADLRTEGVVYSHQGRGSFIRESALDAVADPTSQAIKRLEEKVADLSERLERLEAGDGTRS; translated from the coding sequence ATGACGGCCGAAGACCTGCAGCCCTATCAGCGAATCGTGCAAGACGTGAAAGACCAGGTCAGGCTCGGCCGACTGCAGAGCAACGACAAGCTGCCCAGCACCCGGGAACTCGCAGACCACTACGGCGTTGCCCCGGGCACTGTGCAGCGAGCACTCGCGGATCTCCGCACAGAGGGCGTCGTCTACTCCCATCAAGGCCGTGGGTCCTTCATCCGGGAGTCGGCCCTCGATGCCGTGGCCGATCCCACTTCCCAGGCGATCAAGCGATTGGAAGAGAAGGTGGCTGACCTGAGTGAGCGGCTGGAGCGACTTGAAGCGGGTGACGGTACGAGAAGCTGA
- a CDS encoding helix-turn-helix transcriptional regulator, translating into MIRELREAHGLSMRELAARTFVSHSKVQRWENGDRPPKDLGEVELIDRALDAGGFLIELWQEIGRDSQLGHVSDAASHVSDTSLDLVTALSQAAASDGKGIFVPRRLDDGTVVLVALDRRALLRAGAGIGAAAVAGIPMPASAAAAEDPFGFAKSLTASWPGLRLSRPSPEFGVDWHALLPGGRSMLGSQLSLQVHPARIDGRRVIVSVPDQRRAEEFLTRPHRGLLVGAVNTAGPPTFYALDGRAARTKLTRSGGVYEVTAPTAYELDDLTYGILWAVSNYDDALQADDQALSETRSDLRAYERLSASAVSREAAPGLNTVAHMWLGSDFCARHILRALPDLPTLPAFWTREQRGEEASSWLIFDHKFPYLRETTTALGSTSTRAFCIPEEVVRSSPRYERILLFLAVALMESLGIHAQFTADPAYEAVEGFVVAPDKEAVIANWVRGDGMWHVDVTARSSVVREFTIAARDVNADSITAAPTAAGRLRALAQYLELPWSWLIDRCGQLARYGSSGLVQSRSRLVSAAGIDAACAYVGSLPTDH; encoded by the coding sequence GTGATCCGAGAGTTACGCGAGGCACATGGTCTGTCCATGCGGGAGCTGGCCGCTAGGACGTTCGTTTCGCACTCCAAGGTGCAGCGATGGGAAAACGGCGACCGCCCTCCCAAGGACCTGGGAGAGGTGGAGCTCATCGACCGGGCGCTTGACGCTGGCGGGTTTCTGATCGAGCTGTGGCAGGAGATCGGCCGGGATTCCCAACTCGGCCATGTATCCGATGCGGCGTCCCATGTATCCGATACATCGCTGGACCTGGTCACGGCCCTGTCCCAGGCGGCAGCGTCGGACGGCAAGGGGATCTTCGTCCCTCGACGTCTCGATGATGGAACGGTGGTGCTCGTGGCACTCGATCGACGCGCACTCCTGCGCGCCGGCGCGGGGATTGGTGCAGCAGCAGTGGCTGGCATTCCCATGCCAGCGTCCGCAGCAGCTGCGGAAGATCCCTTCGGGTTCGCGAAAAGCCTCACCGCGAGCTGGCCCGGACTTCGGTTGTCCCGCCCGTCCCCCGAGTTCGGTGTCGACTGGCACGCACTCCTCCCGGGAGGCCGCTCCATGCTCGGCTCCCAGCTCTCACTCCAGGTCCACCCCGCGCGCATCGACGGACGCCGGGTGATCGTTTCTGTACCTGACCAGCGGCGTGCAGAAGAGTTCCTGACGCGGCCCCATCGCGGTCTGCTTGTCGGAGCAGTCAACACCGCAGGTCCCCCGACCTTCTATGCCCTGGACGGCCGCGCTGCCCGCACAAAGCTCACGAGAAGCGGCGGCGTGTACGAAGTCACCGCGCCCACTGCCTACGAACTAGACGACCTCACCTACGGCATCTTGTGGGCCGTCAGCAACTACGACGACGCGCTGCAGGCAGATGACCAGGCCCTTTCCGAGACGCGCAGCGACCTACGGGCGTATGAGCGGCTGTCTGCCTCTGCGGTCAGCCGCGAGGCGGCACCCGGGCTGAACACCGTCGCCCACATGTGGCTCGGCTCAGACTTCTGCGCTCGCCACATCCTGCGCGCACTGCCGGATCTGCCGACGCTACCCGCGTTCTGGACGCGTGAGCAGCGAGGGGAGGAGGCCAGCTCATGGCTGATCTTCGATCACAAATTTCCGTACCTGCGGGAGACCACCACGGCTCTCGGCAGCACAAGCACCCGGGCTTTCTGTATCCCGGAGGAAGTCGTCCGCTCCTCCCCGCGGTATGAACGGATCCTGTTGTTCCTGGCCGTGGCGCTGATGGAATCGCTGGGGATTCATGCCCAGTTCACAGCCGATCCCGCATACGAAGCCGTCGAAGGGTTCGTAGTCGCTCCCGACAAGGAAGCGGTGATCGCCAACTGGGTCCGCGGGGACGGAATGTGGCACGTCGACGTGACAGCCCGGTCCTCCGTCGTCCGGGAGTTCACGATCGCAGCACGCGACGTCAACGCGGACTCGATTACCGCCGCGCCAACAGCCGCTGGACGGCTCCGCGCGCTTGCGCAGTACCTCGAGCTGCCATGGTCCTGGCTGATCGACCGATGCGGCCAGCTCGCCCGGTACGGATCGTCTGGGCTGGTCCAGTCCCGCAGTCGACTGGTCTCAGCAGCTGGCATTGACGCCGCGTGCGCATACGTCGGATCCCTCCCCACCGACCACTGA
- a CDS encoding asparaginase, with the protein MADKARRVAVISLGGTIAMTQADSGATPTLSADDLIAAVPGLAETGIDVEVRDFRRLPGASLAFSDLLELAIMVETLAVDGVVVTQGTDTIEETAYLLDLVTSSDTPIVVTGAMRNASMAGADGPANVLAAIRVAASTEVLGMGCMVVFAEEIHSARWARKTHATSPMAFTSYPGPIGYVAEDRVRITARPSTSPAINPRDTTLPARTAIFTVGLGDDGTLLPVLGDHVDGLVVAAFGAGHVPMTCVDALGDLAKRKPVVLTTRTGSGPVLRQTYGFPGSESDLLGRGLISGSTLDPIKARILLQLLLMTSADRDQIAEAFSSVP; encoded by the coding sequence ATGGCCGACAAGGCCCGCCGCGTCGCGGTGATCTCACTTGGCGGCACCATCGCGATGACCCAAGCGGACAGCGGCGCAACGCCGACACTGTCAGCTGACGATCTCATCGCGGCCGTACCTGGCCTCGCCGAGACGGGCATCGACGTCGAGGTTCGCGACTTCCGCAGGCTTCCCGGCGCCTCACTGGCCTTCTCCGACCTGCTCGAACTCGCCATCATGGTGGAGACGCTCGCGGTCGACGGCGTGGTCGTCACACAGGGGACGGACACGATCGAGGAGACCGCGTATTTGCTGGACCTCGTCACCAGCAGTGACACGCCGATCGTGGTGACCGGCGCCATGCGCAACGCGAGCATGGCAGGGGCAGACGGCCCAGCGAACGTGCTGGCCGCCATCCGCGTCGCGGCCAGCACCGAGGTACTCGGTATGGGGTGCATGGTGGTGTTCGCTGAGGAGATTCACTCCGCGCGTTGGGCCCGTAAGACCCACGCCACCAGTCCCATGGCCTTTACCTCGTACCCCGGGCCAATCGGCTACGTCGCCGAGGACCGTGTGCGGATCACGGCACGCCCCAGCACATCCCCTGCGATCAACCCGCGCGATACCACCCTGCCTGCGCGCACGGCGATTTTCACGGTCGGTCTCGGAGACGACGGAACGCTCCTTCCCGTCCTGGGGGACCACGTTGACGGCCTAGTCGTTGCTGCGTTCGGCGCCGGCCATGTCCCGATGACGTGCGTGGACGCGCTCGGCGATCTTGCGAAACGCAAGCCTGTCGTCCTCACCACTCGCACCGGATCGGGCCCCGTGCTCCGACAGACCTACGGCTTCCCCGGCTCTGAATCCGACCTGCTTGGACGTGGACTGATCTCGGGCAGCACGCTGGACCCGATCAAGGCACGCATCCTTCTGCAGCTGCTACTGATGACCTCCGCCGACAGGGACCAGATCGCCGAGGCCTTCAGCAGCGTCCCGTAA
- a CDS encoding PCC domain-containing protein produces the protein MRSHELTTGRTFAVNFDHGDDFFPTLDAFCRQNNVRHGYIPMFIAGFAEAEIVGACEKLEDPEAPVWSKVHLSGVEAMGCGTLAYDAETDSVLPHIHTSLGEKARSATGHTSHLLSARVQFLVEMLVVEITAPVMTRPRNPDLYDVPLLTFGAGNGA, from the coding sequence TTGCGTAGCCACGAACTGACGACCGGTCGGACCTTCGCCGTGAACTTCGACCACGGCGACGACTTCTTTCCCACCCTTGACGCATTCTGCCGCCAGAACAACGTCCGGCACGGCTACATCCCGATGTTCATCGCCGGCTTCGCTGAAGCGGAGATCGTTGGTGCATGCGAGAAACTGGAGGACCCTGAGGCCCCGGTTTGGAGCAAGGTCCACTTGTCCGGCGTCGAAGCGATGGGGTGCGGAACGCTCGCCTACGACGCAGAGACGGACTCCGTCCTACCGCACATCCATACCTCGCTGGGGGAGAAGGCCCGCTCAGCCACTGGTCACACCAGCCATCTACTCAGTGCCCGCGTCCAGTTTCTTGTCGAGATGCTCGTGGTCGAGATCACTGCGCCCGTGATGACGCGACCCAGGAACCCTGACCTCTACGACGTACCCCTATTGACCTTCGGGGCGGGAAACGGTGCGTGA
- a CDS encoding helix-turn-helix domain-containing protein gives MTNLFEAVDDLLSRPADVLPSPEVRAKLRKASGLTQEEVAEAFGVHRMAFLRWENGQSMPRPKARAAYLRLLKGWAQQHPEAAEGFTLAEAG, from the coding sequence ATGACCAACCTTTTCGAGGCCGTGGACGACCTACTCAGCCGGCCAGCTGACGTCCTGCCTTCTCCTGAGGTCAGGGCCAAGCTTCGCAAAGCTTCCGGCTTGACTCAGGAAGAAGTCGCCGAAGCTTTCGGCGTACATCGCATGGCTTTCCTGCGCTGGGAGAATGGCCAGTCCATGCCACGCCCCAAAGCCCGTGCCGCCTACCTGCGCCTCCTCAAGGGCTGGGCCCAGCAACACCCGGAGGCTGCTGAAGGCTTCACGCTAGCGGAGGCCGGCTGA
- a CDS encoding helix-turn-helix domain-containing protein: MTNFQAIDALLAATAPNLAPLPPAQERRRLREELHLSRAQLASALGVSPSTIGGWESGRDPAGETREKYAYFLEGARTKLDTAETQAPAPADKPADAPAQTDQAVDTDDVGELTAPQPCVLCGQPARHQVEGFPQHLDPAECGTDEPPQTATPAQPETPAPQHKTRQPAADARTNRAARGGVKVVAAGRRVQAASDTGADPIGSAVAAVLAEHAGDVEAATAALVKRAIPDAMALLDHTRKGGRYDVVAHPWLPDILRKQTARGADQIWEARPKWTRGELPAGRHEVTALDINGAYLSALKTHLPLGQLEHSTGNAHDKKRSGLHLIAPPVWEHNAVLPNPVGQRDEPGPLWVTEPTLRLLLRLAGPKYGLCDPPEIHESWTSGSTEGLLEKFRTTLRDARDRAISQGDEVTLEYVKAMYSKFVSTLGESNYNRALYRTDWMHLIRSQAFANLWTKAFKAYDEGLMVVRAMGTDELHVVGDWRAVFPEGRGVTEVKVKDVYTIGSDPQQPENTPDGTS; the protein is encoded by the coding sequence ATGACGAATTTCCAGGCCATTGACGCCCTGCTCGCGGCCACGGCGCCCAACCTGGCTCCACTGCCGCCTGCCCAGGAGCGGCGCCGGCTGCGCGAGGAGCTGCACCTCTCGCGCGCCCAGCTCGCATCGGCCCTAGGAGTCAGCCCGTCCACGATCGGGGGCTGGGAATCCGGGCGCGACCCGGCAGGCGAGACCCGCGAGAAGTACGCGTACTTCCTCGAAGGAGCCCGCACCAAGCTGGACACGGCCGAAACACAGGCGCCGGCCCCCGCCGACAAACCCGCAGACGCACCGGCGCAAACAGACCAGGCCGTCGACACAGACGACGTCGGCGAACTGACCGCGCCGCAGCCGTGCGTGCTGTGCGGGCAGCCGGCCCGCCACCAGGTCGAAGGATTCCCCCAGCACCTGGACCCCGCCGAGTGCGGCACAGACGAGCCACCCCAGACCGCCACGCCCGCACAGCCGGAGACACCCGCCCCGCAGCACAAGACTCGGCAGCCGGCGGCCGACGCGCGTACCAACAGGGCGGCGCGCGGCGGCGTCAAGGTCGTGGCGGCCGGCCGCCGGGTACAGGCGGCCTCCGACACCGGAGCGGACCCGATCGGCTCCGCCGTGGCGGCCGTCCTCGCGGAGCACGCCGGTGACGTGGAGGCGGCGACGGCCGCGCTGGTGAAGCGGGCGATCCCCGACGCGATGGCCCTGCTCGACCACACGCGTAAGGGCGGCCGCTACGACGTCGTCGCCCATCCGTGGCTACCGGACATCCTGCGCAAGCAGACCGCCCGCGGCGCCGACCAGATCTGGGAAGCCCGCCCCAAATGGACGCGGGGCGAACTCCCGGCCGGCCGCCACGAGGTGACCGCCCTCGACATCAACGGCGCCTACTTGTCCGCCCTCAAGACGCACCTGCCGCTGGGACAGCTCGAACACTCCACCGGCAACGCGCACGACAAGAAGCGCTCCGGCTTGCACCTGATCGCCCCGCCCGTGTGGGAGCACAACGCGGTCCTGCCCAACCCGGTCGGCCAGCGCGACGAACCCGGCCCGCTGTGGGTCACCGAACCGACGCTGCGGCTGCTGCTGCGCCTGGCCGGCCCGAAGTACGGGCTGTGCGACCCGCCCGAGATCCACGAATCGTGGACGTCCGGCTCCACCGAGGGCCTGCTGGAGAAGTTCCGGACCACGCTCCGCGACGCCCGCGACCGCGCGATCAGCCAGGGCGACGAGGTGACGCTGGAGTACGTGAAGGCCATGTACTCCAAGTTCGTGTCCACGCTGGGGGAGTCGAACTACAACAGGGCCCTGTACCGCACCGACTGGATGCACCTCATCCGCTCCCAGGCGTTCGCGAACCTGTGGACCAAAGCGTTCAAGGCCTACGACGAAGGCCTCATGGTCGTCCGCGCCATGGGCACCGACGAACTCCACGTCGTGGGTGACTGGCGGGCGGTCTTCCCCGAGGGCCGCGGCGTCACCGAGGTGAAGGTCAAGGACGTCTACACCATCGGCAGTGATCCACAGCAGCCCGAGAACACCCCTGACGGCACCTCCTAG
- a CDS encoding transcriptional regulator: MPERNIEFGKYGARGIKGHEAVARQLDNLAGYIATPITARRGLTARLNYLTRTTHARTAAAAAGFTPSKAQLKGWRDGTITPRRATLEKIEQAYRTVRRENVARYLLARLNREGRGTRVEIHPLNQSQVDRPHQRAVEFRHMNVRRWDRIVAAWATGDDQELDEAWVDQVIDLGSQWGQYEYVTNVGFAA, from the coding sequence ATGCCAGAGCGCAACATCGAGTTCGGGAAGTACGGGGCCCGCGGCATCAAAGGCCACGAGGCCGTCGCCCGCCAGCTGGACAACCTCGCCGGCTACATCGCCACCCCCATCACCGCCCGCCGCGGCCTCACCGCCCGCCTCAACTACCTGACCCGCACCACCCACGCCCGCACCGCCGCCGCGGCCGCCGGCTTCACCCCCAGCAAGGCGCAGCTCAAAGGCTGGCGCGACGGCACCATCACCCCGCGCCGCGCCACGCTGGAGAAGATCGAGCAGGCCTACCGCACGGTGCGGCGCGAGAACGTCGCCCGCTACCTGCTCGCCCGCCTCAACCGGGAAGGCCGCGGAACCCGGGTCGAGATTCACCCGCTCAACCAGTCCCAAGTAGACCGGCCCCACCAACGGGCGGTGGAATTCCGGCACATGAACGTCCGCCGCTGGGACCGGATCGTCGCCGCCTGGGCCACCGGCGACGACCAAGAACTCGATGAAGCGTGGGTCGACCAGGTCATCGACCTCGGCTCGCAATGGGGCCAGTACGAGTACGTCACGAACGTCGGCTTCGCCGCGTAA